The following is a genomic window from Desulfobulbaceae bacterium.
ACTTTATTCTGAAGTTCTGCCTACTGGTAATGGTGGGTTCAGGCCTTTCCATCGGACTTATTTTTTTCCTTTCGCGTGAGACGCTCACATCTTCCTATAATAACTCAAGACTAATTATTGAAAGCACCGCTTCGGCTATGTTGCCGGCGGTCTTGCTGTCTAACCTGATTGTTTTTGGTTTGGTTTCGGTTGGTGTGATTATTGTAACTCTTTTTATCTCACATAAAATTGCCGGGCCATTGTACCGGCTTGAACAAGGCTTAAAGGCCGTGATTGCCGGCGACATTGGGCACCAGATTCAGTTTCGGAAAAAAGATCAGGTGGGGATTCTGGCTGACACCTTTAATGAGATGACGGCCGGTTTGTATCAAAAGGCAGTCTTGGTTCAAAACGAAGTGACTGCTCTTCATGAGAAGGCAGTGAGTCTTGATGCCAGCGATGAGCTGCTAGCTGGCATACGGCGTATCCAGGAGGAAATTGCCGAGCAGTTAGGTGCGTAGTTCCTGTTTAATTATTCAGCCTGACGAGCCTTGCATCTTCTTAAAGTGAACCGCATAATAGACAAAATATCGGCTGTGTTGGCAGTTGTGTTGCTGGTTTTCGTATGTGATACAGCCTCAGGCGCAGAGTTGCAGTCAACCTGGCTTACACTTGAAACTCATTACACCCGCGTGTTTTTTCAAACAGAAAGTGATGTCCGAATATTCAATGAAAAAATTCATTTTAAAAGGGCAGCGGCTGGCTTAAGCACGTTTTTTTCTGCCAAAAAGGGTAGTGGCGCAGCGGGAGAGTTGGCCCTGAAAATGGACGGTCTGTTTGGTCGAGTTCAGGAAATTCTTGATATGAGAAAGGCAATGGAAAAGGTCTCAATTAAGGTTTACTCAGACAAGAGTAAGCTTCAAGCTGCTTATAATAAGTTTCACAGCGGTCAATGCAGGATCAGGGCCTGGTATGTGTTTGAAGAAAATAGTGTGTATGTGTCAGCTGCTGATGTGAACGCCGGAATGCTCGGCCATGAGCTGGCACATGCCATTATTGATCATTTTCTGCAGGTTAAACCACCGAAGGCAACGGCAGAGATTTTAGCTCGGTACGTTGACCGCCATATTGATTAAATTTTCGGATCGGTAAATTTAGAAAACAGTCAGCCGTTTGGCGGTGTCCGCACAGCCATGAGGCGGATCTCAGTCATATCTTCTATGGCATAACGGATACCTT
Proteins encoded in this region:
- a CDS encoding methyl-accepting chemotaxis protein, which translates into the protein MSDKTRYVRRQYFIKKGFQANFILKFCLLVMVGSGLSIGLIFFLSRETLTSSYNNSRLIIESTASAMLPAVLLSNLIVFGLVSVGVIIVTLFISHKIAGPLYRLEQGLKAVIAGDIGHQIQFRKKDQVGILADTFNEMTAGLYQKAVLVQNEVTALHEKAVSLDASDELLAGIRRIQEEIAEQLGA